A single Lactuca sativa cultivar Salinas chromosome 8, Lsat_Salinas_v11, whole genome shotgun sequence DNA region contains:
- the LOC111878075 gene encoding transmembrane 9 superfamily member 10 isoform X1 has protein sequence MADTTHHLRICVFLLLSIHGCSFYLPGVAPQDFYKGDILKVKVNKLSSTKTQLPYLYYSIPYCRPQQIVDSAENLGEVLRGDRIENSPYEFKMRVPRMCNIVCRIIPNERTSREFKEKIDDEYQVNMILDNLPLVVPITKSEQEQDSHVQYHHGYFVGHKVWYAGMKEDKYLINNHLTFTVKFHKDPEFEYARIVGFEVKPFSVKHQYDGEWSDDTRLTTCDPHAKKLVAGVDPPQEIEDKNEIIFTYDVEFQESDVKWASRWDTYLLMPDDQIHWFSIVNSLMIVLFLSGMVAMIMLRTLYRDISNYNKQEEESKFEQETGWKLLHGDVFRPPVNSDLLCVYVGTGVQFSGMILAAMIFALLGFLSPSNRGGLMTALLLLWVLMAVFGGYATTRLYKSLKKSNWKTITLKTGVMFPGIIFVMFFILNALIWGEKSSGAVPFSTMFALVLLWFCISVPLVFAGGYIGFRKPAIENPVKTNKIPRQIPEQPWYMRSAFSILIGGVLPFGAVFIELFFILTSIWLHQFYYIFGFLFIVLIILLVTCAEVTIVLCYFQLCSEDYEWWWRSYLTSGSSGIYLFIYSIMYFFTKLNITKGVSGILYFGYMLIASYCFFVLTGTIGFVACFWFTRVIYSSVKID, from the exons ATGGCTGATACAACGCATCACTTACGGATCTGCGTTTTTCTTCTTCTGTCAATCCATGGATGCTCCTTCTACCTCCCTGGTGTCGCTCCACAGGATTTTTACAAG GGGgatatcctgaaggtaaaagtaAACAAACTGTCTTCCACAAAAACCCAACTCCCTTATCTTTACTATTCCATCCCTTATTGTCGTCCCCAACAAATAGTTGATAGTGCAGAGAATTTAGGGGAAGTTCTTCGTGGTGATCGCATAGAAAATTCCCCTTATGAG TTCAAAATGCGAGTTCCACGAATGTGCAATATTGTGTGTCGCATAATACCAAATGAAAGAACATCCAGAGAATTCAAGGAAAAAATAGACGATGAGTATCAAGTCAACAT GATCTTGGATAATCTACCTCTGGTTGTTCCCATAACAAAATCAGAACAAGAACAGGACTCTCATGTCCAATATCATCATGGATATTTTGTTGGCCACAAAGTATGGTATGCAGGA ATGAAGGAAGACAAGTATTTAATCAACAACCATCTAACATTCACAGTCAAGTTTCACAAAGATCCAGAATTCGAATATGCAAGAATTGTTGGATTTGAAGTTAAACCTTTCAG TGTTAAGCATCAGTATGATGGTGAATGGAGTGATGATACTCGCCTGACAACCTGCGACCCCCATGCCAAAAAATTGGTCGCCGGAGTTGATCCACCACAAGAAATTGAAGACAAAAACGAGATCATCTTCACTTACGATGTTGAATTTCAG GAGAGTGATGTTAAATGGGCATCAAGATGGGACACATATCTTCTAATGCCGGATGATCAAATCCACTGGTTTTCGATCGTGAATTCCCTCATGATCGTTCTTTTCTTATCGGGAATGGTGGCCATGATCATGTTAAGAACGCTTTATCGCGACATCTCTAATTACAACAAACAAGAAGAAGAATCCAAATTCGAACAAGAAACCGGATGGAAGCTCCTCCACGGAGACGTTTTCCGGCCACCTGTAAACTCCGATCTCCTCTGCGTCTACGTCGGAACCGGAGTTCAATTCTCCGGTATGATTCTCGCCGCGATGATCTTCGCTCTCCTTGGGTTCCTCTCACCTTCAAACCGCGGCGGCCTCATGACGGCCCTCCTCCTCCTCTGGGTCCTCATGGCGGTCTTCGGCGGCTACGCCACCACTCGCCTCTACAAatcattaaaaaaatcaaactggAAAACAATCACTCTCAAAACCGGTGTTATGTTCCCGGGAATCATTTTCGTCATGTTCTTCATACTAAACGCCCTAATTTGGGGGGAGAAATCCTCCGGCGCCGTTCCCTTCTCCACGATGTTCGCTTTGGTGTTGTTATGGTTTTGCATCTCCGTGCCACTGGTGTTCGCCGGCGGTTACATCGGTTTCAGAAAACCGGCGATCGAAAATCCGGTGAAAACGAATAAAATCCCCCGGCAAATCCCTGAACAACCCTGGTATATGAGATCCGCTTTTTCGATTCTCATTGGTGGTGTTCTTCCATTTGGGGCGGTTTTCATCGAGCTTTTTTTCATTTTGACCTCGATCTGGTTACatcaattttattatatttttggttttctttttattgttttgattATTTTGTTGGTGACGTGTGCTGAGGTGACGATCGTGCTGTGTTATTTCCAGCTGTGTAGTGAAGATTATGAATGGTGGTGGAGGTCGTATCTGACGTCAGGTTCGTCGGGCATTTATCTTTTTATATATTCGATTATGTATTTTTTTACGAAGCTTAATATTACCAAGGGTGTTTCGGGTATTTTGTATTTTGGGTATATGTTGATTGCGTCgtattgtttttttgttttgacGGGTACGATTGGTTTTGTTGCTTGTTTTTGGTTTACAAGAGTTATTTACTCTTCGGTTAAGATTGATTAG
- the LOC111878075 gene encoding transmembrane 9 superfamily member 10 isoform X2 has product MADTTHHLRICVFLLLSIHGCSFYLPGVAPQDFYKGDILKVKVNKLSSTKTQLPYLYYSIPYCRPQQIVDSAENLGEVLRGDRIENSPYEFKMRVPRMCNIVCRIIPNERTSREFKEKIDDEYQVNMILDNLPLVVPITKSEQEQDSHVQYHHGYFVGHKMKEDKYLINNHLTFTVKFHKDPEFEYARIVGFEVKPFSVKHQYDGEWSDDTRLTTCDPHAKKLVAGVDPPQEIEDKNEIIFTYDVEFQESDVKWASRWDTYLLMPDDQIHWFSIVNSLMIVLFLSGMVAMIMLRTLYRDISNYNKQEEESKFEQETGWKLLHGDVFRPPVNSDLLCVYVGTGVQFSGMILAAMIFALLGFLSPSNRGGLMTALLLLWVLMAVFGGYATTRLYKSLKKSNWKTITLKTGVMFPGIIFVMFFILNALIWGEKSSGAVPFSTMFALVLLWFCISVPLVFAGGYIGFRKPAIENPVKTNKIPRQIPEQPWYMRSAFSILIGGVLPFGAVFIELFFILTSIWLHQFYYIFGFLFIVLIILLVTCAEVTIVLCYFQLCSEDYEWWWRSYLTSGSSGIYLFIYSIMYFFTKLNITKGVSGILYFGYMLIASYCFFVLTGTIGFVACFWFTRVIYSSVKID; this is encoded by the exons ATGGCTGATACAACGCATCACTTACGGATCTGCGTTTTTCTTCTTCTGTCAATCCATGGATGCTCCTTCTACCTCCCTGGTGTCGCTCCACAGGATTTTTACAAG GGGgatatcctgaaggtaaaagtaAACAAACTGTCTTCCACAAAAACCCAACTCCCTTATCTTTACTATTCCATCCCTTATTGTCGTCCCCAACAAATAGTTGATAGTGCAGAGAATTTAGGGGAAGTTCTTCGTGGTGATCGCATAGAAAATTCCCCTTATGAG TTCAAAATGCGAGTTCCACGAATGTGCAATATTGTGTGTCGCATAATACCAAATGAAAGAACATCCAGAGAATTCAAGGAAAAAATAGACGATGAGTATCAAGTCAACAT GATCTTGGATAATCTACCTCTGGTTGTTCCCATAACAAAATCAGAACAAGAACAGGACTCTCATGTCCAATATCATCATGGATATTTTGTTGGCCACAAA ATGAAGGAAGACAAGTATTTAATCAACAACCATCTAACATTCACAGTCAAGTTTCACAAAGATCCAGAATTCGAATATGCAAGAATTGTTGGATTTGAAGTTAAACCTTTCAG TGTTAAGCATCAGTATGATGGTGAATGGAGTGATGATACTCGCCTGACAACCTGCGACCCCCATGCCAAAAAATTGGTCGCCGGAGTTGATCCACCACAAGAAATTGAAGACAAAAACGAGATCATCTTCACTTACGATGTTGAATTTCAG GAGAGTGATGTTAAATGGGCATCAAGATGGGACACATATCTTCTAATGCCGGATGATCAAATCCACTGGTTTTCGATCGTGAATTCCCTCATGATCGTTCTTTTCTTATCGGGAATGGTGGCCATGATCATGTTAAGAACGCTTTATCGCGACATCTCTAATTACAACAAACAAGAAGAAGAATCCAAATTCGAACAAGAAACCGGATGGAAGCTCCTCCACGGAGACGTTTTCCGGCCACCTGTAAACTCCGATCTCCTCTGCGTCTACGTCGGAACCGGAGTTCAATTCTCCGGTATGATTCTCGCCGCGATGATCTTCGCTCTCCTTGGGTTCCTCTCACCTTCAAACCGCGGCGGCCTCATGACGGCCCTCCTCCTCCTCTGGGTCCTCATGGCGGTCTTCGGCGGCTACGCCACCACTCGCCTCTACAAatcattaaaaaaatcaaactggAAAACAATCACTCTCAAAACCGGTGTTATGTTCCCGGGAATCATTTTCGTCATGTTCTTCATACTAAACGCCCTAATTTGGGGGGAGAAATCCTCCGGCGCCGTTCCCTTCTCCACGATGTTCGCTTTGGTGTTGTTATGGTTTTGCATCTCCGTGCCACTGGTGTTCGCCGGCGGTTACATCGGTTTCAGAAAACCGGCGATCGAAAATCCGGTGAAAACGAATAAAATCCCCCGGCAAATCCCTGAACAACCCTGGTATATGAGATCCGCTTTTTCGATTCTCATTGGTGGTGTTCTTCCATTTGGGGCGGTTTTCATCGAGCTTTTTTTCATTTTGACCTCGATCTGGTTACatcaattttattatatttttggttttctttttattgttttgattATTTTGTTGGTGACGTGTGCTGAGGTGACGATCGTGCTGTGTTATTTCCAGCTGTGTAGTGAAGATTATGAATGGTGGTGGAGGTCGTATCTGACGTCAGGTTCGTCGGGCATTTATCTTTTTATATATTCGATTATGTATTTTTTTACGAAGCTTAATATTACCAAGGGTGTTTCGGGTATTTTGTATTTTGGGTATATGTTGATTGCGTCgtattgtttttttgttttgacGGGTACGATTGGTTTTGTTGCTTGTTTTTGGTTTACAAGAGTTATTTACTCTTCGGTTAAGATTGATTAG